Proteins encoded by one window of Xylella fastidiosa:
- a CDS encoding BRO-N domain-containing protein, with protein sequence MTQLPSAVCFSGKSLSIIDRDGVPHLSARDLAHALGYADERSVLRIYNRHSEEFTYQMSLVVNLTTVTGDKPTRLFSPRGCHMVSMFARTSVAAAFRRWVLDVLEFMPSIRKTGSYSASHPPVVTLTEEEAFNLYALLRMVAGHLSRERIEPIEQALHLIRSPLAGAVSDLWREVGPRAKRMENLAGRCRSAFYRLR encoded by the coding sequence ATGACGCAGTTACCCTCTGCCGTGTGTTTTTCCGGCAAATCCCTTTCCATTATCGACCGTGACGGTGTTCCTCACCTAAGCGCACGCGATCTAGCCCACGCTTTGGGTTACGCCGATGAACGATCCGTATTGCGCATCTACAACCGTCATTCCGAAGAGTTCACCTATCAAATGAGCTTGGTGGTCAATTTGACCACCGTTACCGGAGACAAACCCACCCGACTCTTCAGCCCTCGTGGCTGCCACATGGTATCAATGTTTGCTCGCACTTCAGTTGCCGCCGCGTTTCGTCGCTGGGTGCTGGATGTGTTGGAATTCATGCCCTCAATCCGCAAGACGGGCAGCTACTCGGCTTCGCACCCTCCTGTTGTCACTTTGACAGAAGAAGAGGCATTCAACCTGTACGCACTGCTGAGGATGGTCGCGGGGCATTTGTCACGGGAACGCATCGAACCGATTGAACAAGCCTTACATCTGATTCGCTCACCGTTAGCCGGTGCGGTCAGCGATCTGTGGCGGGAGGTGGGGCCGCGTGCTAAGCGCATGGAGAATCTCGCTGGGCGTTGCCGCAGTGCCTTCTACCGTTTGCGCTAA